AATTTGTATACAGGGGAGTGttgagctctacagcagactcGCACAATTCAATCGCTGGTTGAACACTATTTTCTGTCCCTCCCAAAATATATTTGTAGATaactggccctctttctgggactcgcacacaacaggaccaagcctggcatGCTCAGGAGTGACAGACTATCTTAGCTGGAAGGGTGCTCTCATCTTCCCTATaaacatagacagggctcaaactcctctagctccacaatgagatagggtgcaggccaggcagttGTCtgtcagccagcctgccagcttagtgtagtcagctcagtttTTCCCATTCAGACCCTgactgtgcctcgatctaggtatggcaaaactaaacatggcttTGTTCGcattagcaatctcactggaataaagacctcctccattcctgttgTTATTGAAAGATATTGTGATAATACTCCAcaacggctcatagtaatggctggaatggtatcaaacacatggaaatgtgttttatgtgttcgataccattccatttcCTCCGTTCCGGGCTCATAGCCATTAATATGAGCcccttctccccaattaaggtgccgccTGTGCTCATATCTCAAAATAggactacttaatgttagatccctcacttccaaggcagtcataggcaattaactaatcactgatcataaactttatgtgattggcctgactgaaacatggctcaagaCTGATGAATATACTgggttaaatgaggcctctcctcctggttacacgaGTGACCAAATCTCCACCAAATTGGGAGTCTTCCAACGAGCTttgaaagacagtaccgtgcaatatGAAAAAGCCTATAATGCTGCTCGTTCAACCTACCTTCACAACCTGAGGAGAATAAAACACGATTCAAAATAGATTTctgatactgttgcaaagctaactaaaaagcagcattccccaagtgaggatggcctttacttcagcagtgatgaattcattaacttctttgatgaaaagatcatgatcattagaaagctaATTACAGACTCCTGTTTGAATAtgcgtatttctccaaaactCAGTTATAAtgagtctgcacagaactgccaggacctcggatcaatggagacactcaagtgtttttaTCCTGTATATCTCGACACGTTCaagaaaatagtcatggcctccaAACCTTCCAGCTGTCtaatggaccctattccaactaaactacagaaagagctacttcctgtgcttcaccttcctatgttgaacataataaatggctccctatcctCCTGATTtgaaccaaactcactaaaagtggaagtaataaagcctctcctgaaaaagccaaaccttgacctgaAAAATGGAAAGAATTATTGGCCTATATccaatctcccattcctctcaattaTTTAGGAAAAAAGCTGTTTCTCATCAACTCACTTTCTTCCTGATGACAaataatgtatacgaaatgctccaatctggttttagaccctatcCAAGTACTGAGACcacacttgtgaaggtggtaaattacattttaatggcatcagaccaaggctctgtgtctgtcctcatgtccctagacttttttattttatttttattttacctttatttaaccaggcaagtcagttaagaacaaattcttattttcaatgacagcctgggaacagtgggttaactgcctgttcaggggcagaacgacagatttgtaccttgtcagctcgggggtttgaactcgcaaccttccggttactagtccaacgctctaaccactaggctaccctaccctagtgctgcttttgataccatcaatcaccacattcttttggagagattggaaacccaaattggtctacgcGGACAAGTTcatgcctggtttagatcttatctgtcggaaagatatcagttagTCTCTGTGGacggtttgtcctctgacaaatcaatgtTAAGCTTCGGTATTCCTCAAGGTTCAaatttaggaccactattgttttcactatgctgcctcttggtgatgtcatttggaaacacaatgtcaactgtcactgctatgcagacgacacacagctgtacatttcaatgaaacatggtgaagccccaaaattgcataccctggaagcctgtgtttcagacataaggaagtagaTGATTAattattttaattaattattttattattatttttgactcattgttttacttttaaactcagacaaaacagtgATGCTGGATCTAGGtccaaagaaacaaagagatatgctgtttgatctgacaattcatctcagtggttgtacagtcatctaaaataaaactgtgaaggacctctgcattactctggacccttaTCAACAATATTTTAAAATGGCTTTTTTTCCATCTTTCTATCAGTGCAAAACATTTTGTCAAAAAATCATAAAGAACAGCTAATCCATGTTTTTGTTACTTCAAGATTAGACTACTGAAATGCTCTACTCTCCAGCTACCTGGATAAAGAACTAAATAAATAAGTCTGCTAGTGATAAATACGTCttctagaatcttgactagaaccaaaacacttgatcatattactccagtgttgGTCTCTGTTAAGGcttgggctgatttcaaggttttcctGCTAACATACAAAGCATTACATAgacttgctcctacccatctctccgaTTTGATCCTGCGGTacaaacctacatgtacagtcacaagatgcaggcctccttattgtccctataatttctaagcaaacagctcctatagagctccatttttatgggatGGTCTGCCGATCCATGTGaaagatgcagactcggtctcaacctttaagtctttactgaagactcatctcttcagtaggtcctgtgattgagtgtagtctggcccaggagtgtgaaggtgaacagaaaggctctggagtgAGGAAAGCCCCTTGCTGTCTCTGACTGGCTGgcacccctctctccactggattCTAAGCCTCTCACCCTATTactgggggagatcttcgtgggctatattTGGTGGTCGGTTGTTATCTctctggtggtgtgggggctctgctttggcaaagtgggtgggggttgaagaacgatctggccttaattgtactcttataatctccagccagaaggggactggccacccctcagagcccggCTTCgcactaggtttcttcctaggttcctgcctttctggggagtttttcctagccaccgggcTTCCACATCTGCATTGCCTGCTTTTTGGGgctttaggctgagtttctgtataaGCAATTTGTGACATCTGATTGATGACtgtaagcatgatgggatgttaattgcttaattaactcaggacccacacctgtgtggaagcacctgctttcaatacactttgtatccctcattcactcaagtgtttcctttatttgggcAGTTACCGGTATATCTCCATACAAGATAACAAATATATGCACAACATAAAAGGCAATTGCCAAATGTTTTTAATCTGAAATCTCCATTCTCCCTGTGAAACAAATCACATTCAAAAATATATGGAAGAAAAAGTATGCTACATTTTCATAATCTATTATAGAAAAGTCCATTCTTATAAAACAACGTCACAGTTATCAAAATGCTAAAAAAAAGCTTTCATGAAATGCCATTCATACAATGGCTTCATATAGTTCATGGGAGAAGGCCACAACCAGGCCTCAATAGAAAATCGAACACATCCTAAGGGGAACATCCTATTCTCAATCCTTTAGTAACCATATCCACGGTGGTAACCATCCGGGTCTCTGTCATGACCGTAGCCCCCATACTCATCCTCAGGACAGCGCATGCCAAGGGACTGCTGGATAGCCATCTCCTGTCTGCGGAGCTGCATGGAGTCAACCAGGTCATATATGATGGACATGGACCACATGGGAGACGGGTACCAGGACTTGACGTTGCCGTCTTTCCCCACCAGCAGCATAGAGAAGTACTCTGGGCTGATCTGGAAGTAGTTCCTGATGTCCTGcaccagagagggagaaacgTCCTCACGTTCCACAGTGGCAGTCCCTGTGACACAGGCAGGGTTGAGGGGTTAACTTGAATTGATTTCATACATTAAGAACAACAATGTTTAGAAGAAGAATGGAAGAAGAAGACTTAAACCTAAATCAAATCTTCGGTTAAATAAGCTCAGGATTTTCCCACCAATATGGTAACAGTAACTGTTTCTTACCGTTGATTGGGTATAGCTCAAGGGTCCCGCCCATATCCTCCATGTCCTTCCCAATCAGCTTCAGCACAGACAAGTGGCGCAGGCCTGAGTAGAGTCAGGTGAAAACACGTAATTTCACATTACACCACTGCACCTCTTACGCCTAATATAAAACCCCTTTCAAACAAAGCCCTAGCGCCTTCCCAAAGATATCTAGTACATGTGAAGGTATGGATACAGGTGTAAGCAGTggttttaatttaactaggcaagtcagctcagaacaaattcttatttacaatgacagccaacccccggccaaacccggacgacactgggccaattatgtgccgccctatgggactcccaatcacggccggttgtgatacagcctggaattgaaccagtgtctgtagtgacgcctcgagATGCAGAACtttaaaccgctgcgccactaaGGAGCCCAAATAATACTATTCAGGGAAgtagaatggagggtacagtattatactacacagaatggagggtacagtataatactatacagaatggagggtacagtattatactacacagaatggagggtacagtattatactacacagaatggagggtacagtataatactatacagggtagtagaatggagggtacagtattatactacacagaatggagggtacagtattatactacacagaatggagggtacagtattatactacacagaatggagggtacagtgtTATTCTAcacagaatggagggtacagtataatactacacagaatggagggtacagtataatactacacagaatggagggtacagtattatactacacagaatggagggtacagtattatactacacagaatggagggtacagtattatACTACACAgaatgacctctctctctgtctaagaGTGTGGCCAAACTGAGTCCATGAAACATTTCCCAGTAGAAGTACTAAAGACATGCATACAACTGAAGCTCAACGGTCTTGTGTAATTCGTTTCACTGTGCTCGCTAGATTCCTTTCCCCAAATTACAAATGTTTCTAATTTGCAAATCTTTCATCCCAGTACTATTAATGTCCTCCACATAAAGACTGTGTTGGCAGCTAAACAATAGCCTGTCCTCCCAAACTAAGAACCCAGTTTTTCATCAGTACGAGACCAACATGAGTAGTTAGTTGACCACATTGTCTACAACAGGCTCAAAACCAAATACCAAACATTTTGGCGAGTCTCAAGAGACCTCTATCGTAACCCAGCTTTAGAGTGGTGTCTATTTTCTAACCTAAACAATTCAGGCATGTTACAGCTAAACGCCAAAAAATCCCTTTTGTTTGTTTGCATAGCTAATGCAGTATGTTACATATTTCACAACAGTTAAAACTAATTGTGACAGACTCTGCAAGCTACAAATAAGTTGACATCCCATGAGATTATCTTCTGTTAATAGTTATGTTCGTAGTTCATTTGAACTCTGAAAAGATATATCCTGATGCTTGTACGGCATGGCTCGTTGGACCAACAGTGACAGACAGTAACAACAAGGGATGAGGACAGTGTGTTTCAGGAGTGGTATTTGAGAGGTAACCCTCCCTGCACTATCTCTATAAGCTTGAGGATCTGAGTGAGCTGGTGAGTTATTCAGGAAATATGTCTGCTCTTGAACGTAACAAGCAAAACATATTTTGataatgttttattgtcacatacaccagataggagcagtgaaatgtgttgttttacagggtcagacatagtagtaCAGCACCCCTGGAGTAAATTAGGGTTAagagccttgctcaagagcacattggcagattttttaccttgtcggctcaggtattcgaaccagcaacctttcagttactggcccaacactttaaCCGCTACGCTACCTGTCACCCTAGTTGACCAAAGTGTGGCCACACATTCTGAACATCTCCACAGATGGGAGTGAAGTAGCCAAGACAAACACTTAAGGGCCCCAGTGAAATCATCAAAACGTACAGGCCTGAGACAACAGCGTGACATCACTACTCACCCAGATTGCAGGCCTGGCTAGTCAGGGCGTAGAGCTGCTGCTGATAGGCCCATTCCTCGTCGTCAGAGGAGGAGATCACAAACAGCCTGCGTCTCCAGCGGAACCTAGAGAAATATAAACACAGAACAAACAATGACATCAAATATATACAAACAAAGTTCCACAAGCATTTCAGAAGAACAAAAAGGTTACAAATGCATTTCTTTCTTTATTTGCATACATGTTCGACCAGGAGCACACAGGATGTCAGTGTCAGTTTTAGGCGAGTGTATTTGTCAGTTGTGTTGACTTGAAACTGCAGTCACACAGTCTTATATTGCAATTGCATCGTCCTAGATAATAACAAAAGCCCACTAGTACCGTGAGAGGAAGTTCTCCAGAGATTTGGATTTGTCTTCCTTCTTACACGCCACTCCTTGTCTCTTCTGCTGTTCCATCTCCTTGATGCGAGAAGAGAATGTGTCTATGTAGCCAAAAACAGCTGTCATGGCGATGGGCACCTCATATTCTTGCTGTGAATGGGGACAGAAAACCATATCACCCATCTTTAGGCAGAAAAAGTGTTACGGATGATACTGTATCAATTCACTGCAGTAAAATGGAGTTATTGAAGCGCTCAACCGATATGGTGGATTTTCACTCAGACATAGGACCGAAAGGTTAAACGCTCTTTCATCAAAATAAGAAGGTCATCCAGGATGCACAATACTAAGTAGCAGTATACAATAACACATTGTAATTATACCGCAGTAAGCTTTATAGGGAAACAAGGCCAACCAACCTTCACTTTCATATCAAAGTCAGTCAGCACCATATAGTAGTCGTCAAATATCAGTCCCAACTCATTCCTCAAGGCTCTGATGAGGGGCTGGTTTGTGAAGTCCTCTTCTTTCATGCCTTTCAGAGGCTGATCCTTCTCTGTAACCATAAACTTGTATTACACTGTCATCAGAGTAAAATAGAATTGAAAATTAGCAACAAAAAGTTCAAAACTTGACTTACCAGCCTGGTAATGGTCCATCTTCATGGTGCCATTGGTCAGAGAGCCAAAGATGGTGATAAGAGAGATTTTTCTGACACCCAATTCACAcacatgctccagatactcatctCTCTGCTGCGTGTACATAGGATTCTCCTCGTCTGGAGTACTGATCACCTGGGAGGGAAAGAAAAGTGACTGTTGTATCACGTGTCTATTCTGTTCGGTTCTATTCTATTCagatctattctattctgttcagttctgttctgttctattcagttctattctattctgttcggttctattctattctgttcggttctattccattctatttagTTATATTCTGTTCTAGTGTACCAATATGCCTGCTTCATATCAGATTTAATCAATACATTTATGTACTACAACAGAATACTCACAAGTAGACGTCGTCTCTTCTCAAAATGACCAAAAAAGGATACTAAGAGGTTTGGCTGTTTTGTGGGGGGCCTCTTGTTGTCTGCTTCTTTCTCCTGGTTAATAGCGGCCTTCTTCCCTGGTCTCCTGCCACGATAGAAGCCTCCATCACTGTCTTTAGTAGCCTTCAACCTTTTCTTGTCTGCTTTACTCTTTTTGCCTGATTTATCAGCCTTTTTCTTCCTCTCTGCATTGACAGGCCGCTTGACCTTACTCTTCTTGGGGGAAGCTGTTTCCACCTGTGCATCAGAGTCAACCTTAAGTTCACTGCTCAGCTCTTCCCCTCGTTCAGTTGGTTTGTCGTTAGTGAGCTGAGTTGGAGAGGTAACAACTTGTTGGCCATGTTTGGTATCCTCGGTTGTGTCTTCTTCATATTGGTCTCTGTGGGACTCTGTAACGTCATCTATGCCATTTTTGTGGGTTTCTGAGAGGATGTAGAAGGATTCGTCTGTGGTGGGGACCTCTAGGTCCCAGTGCAGTGTTGTCTGGGGGTCCAAGGGCTTCGGAACTGTGGGTTTTGTGGGGGTTGTGGTTCGTCGTGTAGTTGTAGTTTTTGGTTTTGTTGTGGGGGTTGTGGTTCGTCGTGTTGTTGTAGTTTTTGGTTTTGTTGTGGTGGTTGGTTTTATAGTGGTGGTGGTCGTGGTTGTTTTTGTTGTGGTTGTTGGTTTTGTTGTGGTGGTTGGTTTTATAGTGGTGGTGGTCGTGGTTGTTTTTGTTGTGGTTGTTGGTTTTGTTGTGGTGGTTGGTTTTATAGTGGTGGTGGTCGTGGTTGATTTTGTTGTAGTGGTTACTTTTGTGGTCGTTGTAGTAGTTGTTGGTTTTGTTGTGGTCGTGGTTGTTTttctggtggtggttgtggttggCTTTGCTGTAGTTATGGTTGTGGTTGcttttgttgttggtggtggttttgttgtggttgtagttttttttttttttgttcttgttggttttgttgtggtggttgtggttggCTTTGTTGTAATTGTGGTTGCCTTTGTGGTCATAGTTGGTTTTGTGGTTGGTCGGGTTGTGGTAACTGTCACAGCCTTTGGTCCTTGAGCTGGTCTCTGCACCCCTTTCCTCACTGGCACCCTCTCCACTGTAGAGTTCACTGTGACCTCTGACCCCGTGGTCAATACCCCCTGGCCCTGAGACTCAACCACCTGGCCCTCAACACCGGCCGCCTTGCACCTCTGCACGAAGCCCCTCTGCCTGGCCTTCTCCAGCTTGCGCATGTGGGTCTGGTCCATCACCTCGTACATAGCCTCCAGCCTGACCGGGTACGGGTACCTCTCCTCCACCTGGAGAGTCTTCCTCAGGAGAACCATGCCAAACTTCCCCTCCTCCAGCTTCAGGAAGTTCATCAGCCTGGGGATGAGGACCGTGTCCAGGGGCTCCTCCGTCACCTGTCCCTTGGCGTTGACCCGCCGCACCTTCccgcctcgctctccctcctggTGGAACATCACTATCATCTGCATGTGCCGCTCCGCCATCTGGCAGTAGACGTCCGACTTGAGGAGGGTCATCATCAGGCGATAGTAACCGTCTGAGTCATGTGGGGCGGAGATGACCAGGACCCGGTTCTTCCCTGCGAAGCTGGCCAGGACGTTGAGGGAGCCTGCGCTGCCGGGGACGGTGCGGGCTGGTGTGGACTGAGGCTGAACCGCCTCCCCTGTCACTTGTTTACTGTTGTCTTGAGATGTGCCACTGCCAACCTGGTTTATGGGTTTCTTTGGTTGTTGGGGTATTCTTCTGCTTGGCATCATCCTTCTCCTTGGAGGCTCAGCTTTCTCATCTCTCTGCATTCTGTCACGATGGCTCATCATAGTGGATACATTTATACCACCAGCGGAAGGAGCAATACTGTCAGAGTTCAGCACATTTTGTGTTCTGTTAAAAATCCCCCCCTGGAGGGATGTTCGTCGTAAGATTGTCCTTTTGAGGGGTCTCCTGTCAGAGGCCCCTGTGCTCCATACCAGcaacagccataacacacagagatgcaGTGTCTGTTTCATTTTTGCAGTGTCAAAGAAAAACCTACAATGGGTATAAGAAGATCAGTGAGAGAGGCATTGCCTGTAGTCCTCCGTCTTTCTGACGTTGTGTCCAGTTTTCAGATGAAATAACTGATCAGTGAGAGAGGCATTGCCTGTAGCCCTCCGTCTTTCTGACGTTGTGTCCAGTTTTCAGATGAAATAACTGATCAGTGAGAGAGGCATTGCCTGTAGCCCTCCGTCTTTCTGACGTTGTGTCCAGTTTTCAGATGAAATAACTGATCAGTGAGAGAGGCATTGCCTGTAGCCCTCCGTCTTTCTGACGTTGTGTCCAGTTTTCAGATGAAATAACTGATCAGTGAGAGAGGCATTGCCTGTAGCCCTCCGTCTTTCTGACGTTGTGTCCCGTTTTCAGATGAAATAACTGATCAGTGATTGTCCATAAAAACGCTTTGTTTGAGAAGAAGAAAAGAGTTCCGCAGTAGGTTATGACGTAACTGTTCAGAAAGACAAATGCACAGTCTGGGCTGTTTCAATAAAGTAAACACAAACACTTGTCAACTTGTGTGCTATAATCCTGCTGAAAGTTTACATGAAAATGCACCATTTACCATTCCATTCTGGCGACAAAAAAATAACTCCCCGATGATAAGAAATATTGTGGCAGTCGTCCAATGCCTCCTTTCTCCGTTTCTGCAGCTGAAATGACATACATTTCATTTTCTATGTTAATGTAGACAGTGCAACCTCTGCTTACTAGGCGGCTACACGTAACGGTTCCATATATTCTGTCTATACAAAACTTACTCCATCGATTGTAACTTTAGAGGCCATTTTCCTCTTTCTAACGTCTTCAGAAGGAGAGATTTCTGGAAGTCTCAATGCGTTGTCGGCAAGGAGGGATCTTCTGCCTTCCCCCTTCCAGCGCATCGAGTTACCCGAGGAAATACTATGTGACCACAAATTCCATAAGCGCTCTCTCCCCTCTGAGCACCAACCCAAGACCAAGAAAGAAACGATTTTTTTCTGCGTTCACGCGCACGTCGGAACGAGAAAACTCGGAAAGGTCCGACTTGCTAATTGTTTATAGCTACAGACGTGCCGCGTTCAACCAGTCAGAAAGTCGAACATTTCCGAGTTTCCTAGTACCGGCTAGCACTTGAACGCAGCATAAGTAGCGGCCCTCACGGCAAGGTTCGACACCGCCCACCGTACACATGTACACAGAATAGAGCACTATAGTTATTACAACCATATCTGCTCATGAAATAATGTGGctgcatgtattatgtattacCAATGCAGTCTATATCCATAAGTTGCCATGGATGTAGTTTAAGGTTAAAATAATCAGATATGGTAGGCCCAACTATTTTATATTATATTAGCATAATGTCAATAAAAATACATGATGGGAGTGGAATTGTATTCATATAGATTTTTACAAGAACACTTGATTATTGTTGTTTTAATAGCCAGTAAACTACAGTTTTGGGGAGTTAGGACGtttttgtcatgtactgtcatgttgtcttgtctctgtcctttcccttcaccctgtctccctctgctggtcgtgttaggttaccttttctcccccgctttcccccagctgtcccttgtctcctctaactacccattcaccccgttccccacctgttccctttttccctctgattaggtccctatatctctctctgtttctgctcctgtccttgtcggattcttgtttgtttgtgtcattcatgcctgaaccagactgccgtcatgtttgctgtaaccttgtcctgtcctgtcggaatctgccggtccatctgagcctacctatgtttggtaattaaagaagctctgtttaagttgattcgcttttgggtcctcattcacgcaccgtaacagaagaatccgaccaagaatggacccagcgacttcggatcctctccactcagccatcgagatccagggagcgatgctaggcagacacaagcaggaattgtctgctgctcgacatgccgttgagaccctggccacccaagtctccaacctcacagaacaggttcaccatctccgcctcgatccaccggccacttccagggctttcgaatctccggagcccagaatcaataacccgccgtgttactctggggagcccactgaatgccgctcgttcctcacccagtgtgatattgtgttttctctccagcccaacacttactccaggagcactgctcgtgtcgcctacgtcatatctctccttattggacgggctcgtgagtggggcacggcaatctgggaggcaagggctgagtgtactaaccagtatcaagactttaaggaggagatgatacgggtttttgatcgatctgtttttggggaggaggcttccagggccctgtcttccctatgtcaaggcaatcgatccataacagactactctattgagtttcgtactcttgctgtctccagtggctggaacgagccggccttgctcgctcgtcttctggagggtttccgcgcagaggtaaaggatgagattctctcccgggaggttccttccagcgtggattccttgattgaactcgctattcgcattgagcgacgggttgatcttcgtcaccgagctcgtggaaaggagctcgcgctctccgtcgcctccctctccgcatcactaccatcttcctctgccggctcgggtgctgagcccatgcagctgggaggtatccgcatctcgactaaggagagggaacggagaatcaccaaccgcctctgtctctattgcggttccgctggtcattttgtcacttcatgtccagtaaaaggccagagctcgtcagt
This is a stretch of genomic DNA from Oncorhynchus mykiss isolate Arlee chromosome 7, USDA_OmykA_1.1, whole genome shotgun sequence. It encodes these proteins:
- the LOC110495614 gene encoding coiled-coil domain-containing protein 80 isoform X4 is translated as MEWFFFDTAKMKQTLHLCVLWLLLVWSTGASDRRPLKRTILRRTSLQGGIFNRTQNVLNSDSIAPSAGGINVSTMMSHRDRMQRDEKAEPPRRRMMPSRRIPQQPKKPINQVGSGTSQDNSKQVTGEAVQPQSTPARTVPGSAGSLNVLASFAGKNRVLVISAPHDSDGYYRLMMTLLKSDVYCQMAERHMQMIVMFHQEGERGGKVRRVNAKGQVTEEPLDTVLIPRLMNFLKLEEGKFGMVLLRKTLQVEERYPYPVRLEAMYEVMDQTHMRKLEKARQRGFVQRCKAAGVEGQVVESQGQGVLTTGSEVTVNSTVERVPVRKGVQRPAQGPKAVTVTTTRPTTKPTMTTKATTITTKPTTTTTTKPTRTKKKKTTTTTKPPPTTKATTTITTAKPTTTTTRKTTTTTTKPTTTTTTTKVTTTTKSTTTTTTIKPTTTTKPTTTTKTTTTTTTIKPTTTTKPKTTTTRRTTTPTKPTVPKPLDPQTTLHWDLEVPTTDESFYILSETHKNGIDDVTESHRDQYEEDTTEDTKHGQQVVTSPTQLTNDKPTERGEELSSELKVDSDAQVETASPKKSKVKRPVNAERKKKADKSGKKSKADKKRLKATKDSDGGFYRGRRPGKKAAINQEKEADNKRPPTKQPNLLVSFFGHFEKRRRLLVISTPDEENPMYTQQRDEYLEHVCELGVRKISLITIFGSLTNGTMKMDHYQAEKDQPLKGMKEEDFTNQPLIRALRNELGLIFDDYYMVLTDFDMKVKQEYEVPIAMTAVFGYIDTFSSRIKEMEQQKRQGVACKKEDKSKSLENFLSRFRWRRRLFVISSSDDEEWAYQQQLYALTSQACNLGLRHLSVLKLIGKDMEDMGGTLELYPINGTATVEREDVSPSLVQDIRNYFQISPEYFSMLLVGKDGNVKSWYPSPMWSMSIIYDLVDSMQLRRQEMAIQQSLGMRCPEDEYGGYGHDRDPDGYHRGYGY
- the LOC110495614 gene encoding coiled-coil domain-containing protein 80 isoform X2; protein product: MYVISAAETEKGGIGRLPQYFLSSGSYFFVARMEWFFFDTAKMKQTLHLCVLWLLLVWSTGASDRRPLKRTILRRTSLQGGIFNRTQNVLNSDSIAPSAGGINVSTMMSHRDRMQRDEKAEPPRRRMMPSRRIPQQPKKPINQVGSGTSQDNSKQVTGEAVQPQSTPARTVPGSAGSLNVLASFAGKNRVLVISAPHDSDGYYRLMMTLLKSDVYCQMAERHMQMIVMFHQEGERGGKVRRVNAKGQVTEEPLDTVLIPRLMNFLKLEEGKFGMVLLRKTLQVEERYPYPVRLEAMYEVMDQTHMRKLEKARQRGFVQRCKAAGVEGQVVESQGQGVLTTGSEVTVNSTVERVPVRKGVQRPAQGPKAVTVTTTRPTTKPTMTTKATTITTKPTTTTTTKPTRTKKKKTTTTTKPPPTTKATTTITTAKPTTTTTRKTTTTTTKPTTTTTTTKVTTTTKSTTTTTTIKPTTTTKPKTTTTRRTTTPTKPTVPKPLDPQTTLHWDLEVPTTDESFYILSETHKNGIDDVTESHRDQYEEDTTEDTKHGQQVVTSPTQLTNDKPTERGEELSSELKVDSDAQVETASPKKSKVKRPVNAERKKKADKSGKKSKADKKRLKATKDSDGGFYRGRRPGKKAAINQEKEADNKRPPTKQPNLLVSFFGHFEKRRRLLVISTPDEENPMYTQQRDEYLEHVCELGVRKISLITIFGSLTNGTMKMDHYQAEKDQPLKGMKEEDFTNQPLIRALRNELGLIFDDYYMVLTDFDMKVKQEYEVPIAMTAVFGYIDTFSSRIKEMEQQKRQGVACKKEDKSKSLENFLSRFRWRRRLFVISSSDDEEWAYQQQLYALTSQACNLGLRHLSVLKLIGKDMEDMGGTLELYPINGTATVEREDVSPSLVQDIRNYFQISPEYFSMLLVGKDGNVKSWYPSPMWSMSIIYDLVDSMQLRRQEMAIQQSLGMRCPEDEYGGYGHDRDPDGYHRGYGY
- the LOC110495614 gene encoding coiled-coil domain-containing protein 80 isoform X1; this translates as MYVISAAETEKGGIGRLPQYFLSSGSYFFVARMEWFFFDTAKMKQTLHLCVLWLLLVWSTGASDRRPLKRTILRRTSLQGGIFNRTQNVLNSDSIAPSAGGINVSTMMSHRDRMQRDEKAEPPRRRMMPSRRIPQQPKKPINQVGSGTSQDNSKQVTGEAVQPQSTPARTVPGSAGSLNVLASFAGKNRVLVISAPHDSDGYYRLMMTLLKSDVYCQMAERHMQMIVMFHQEGERGGKVRRVNAKGQVTEEPLDTVLIPRLMNFLKLEEGKFGMVLLRKTLQVEERYPYPVRLEAMYEVMDQTHMRKLEKARQRGFVQRCKAAGVEGQVVESQGQGVLTTGSEVTVNSTVERVPVRKGVQRPAQGPKAVTVTTTRPTTKPTMTTKATTITTKPTTTTTTKPTRTKKKKTTTTTKPPPTTKATTTITTAKPTTTTTRKTTTTTTKPTTTTTTTKVTTTTKSTTTTTTIKPTTTTKPTTTTKTTTTTTTIKPTTTTKPKTTTTRRTTTPTKPTVPKPLDPQTTLHWDLEVPTTDESFYILSETHKNGIDDVTESHRDQYEEDTTEDTKHGQQVVTSPTQLTNDKPTERGEELSSELKVDSDAQVETASPKKSKVKRPVNAERKKKADKSGKKSKADKKRLKATKDSDGGFYRGRRPGKKAAINQEKEADNKRPPTKQPNLLVSFFGHFEKRRRLLVISTPDEENPMYTQQRDEYLEHVCELGVRKISLITIFGSLTNGTMKMDHYQAEKDQPLKGMKEEDFTNQPLIRALRNELGLIFDDYYMVLTDFDMKVKQEYEVPIAMTAVFGYIDTFSSRIKEMEQQKRQGVACKKEDKSKSLENFLSRFRWRRRLFVISSSDDEEWAYQQQLYALTSQACNLGLRHLSVLKLIGKDMEDMGGTLELYPINGTATVEREDVSPSLVQDIRNYFQISPEYFSMLLVGKDGNVKSWYPSPMWSMSIIYDLVDSMQLRRQEMAIQQSLGMRCPEDEYGGYGHDRDPDGYHRGYGY